The Tessaracoccus aquimaris sequence CCCAAATGAAAACTTAAGATTCTCAGGATATCTTTCGACGGGTTCACTCCAGGCGGAACCGGAGGCGCGACGCGGGCGCCCCACCGCCGCTGCCTCCGCGGCGCCCGGGCGCGGGTCGAGACGGCGCGACCCCGGCCCGGAATCCGGGTCGGGGTCGTGACGTGTTGGTGGCTCAGGCCTCGACGACGGCGTAGTCGCCCGCCTCCTTGACGGCCTCGATGATGGCGTCGAACGGGATCCGCTCGTCGGACTCGACGGCCATGGCGCCCCCCTCGAGGCTCACCTTGACGTCGTTGACGCCGTCGATCTCCGAGACCTCCTCGGTGACATGGTTGACGCAGTTGCCACAGGTCATGCCCGTGACGGTGTAGTTGGTGATCATCTGTTCTCCTTGCTACTTCACCAGGCGCTTGATGGCCTGCATCGCTTCCTCGAGTTTCTCATCGGCCTCCGCCCCACCCTTGCGCGCGGCGTCTGCGACGCAGTGCTCCAGATGGTCCTCGAGCAGGCCGAGCGAGACGGCCTTGAGGGCGCTCGTCACGGCGGCGACCTGCGTGAGGATGTCGATGCAGTACTGGTCGTTCTCGACCATCCTCGCGATGCCGCGCGCCTGCCCCTCGATCAGCTTCAGGCGGCGCAGATAGCTCGCCTTCTCGGCCGTGTAGCCATGCGTCGAATGACACGTCTGATCAACTGCCTCGGTCATGGGAACCTCCTGACGCCCAAATATACCCCCCTGGGGTACTGGACCCAAGGCAGGCCTCCGACCCGCTCGAGGCAACGACCGGCCGAACCGGATCAGCGACGGACGGCGACTCCCGCGAGCCCCGCCCCGAACGCCGACGGGGCGGGCGCCGCGCGAGCGCCGCACCGGAAGTTATCAACATCCCACGCACATGCGCTGTGGATAACTCGACTCTTTTGTCCCGCACGTTGGGCGATTCGGTGCCGCGACTCCGCTCATACCACGAACAGGGCGGCCACGTCCAACCGGGGCCATTTTGCGGCTCCAGTCCTTGTGGGCGGCGTTTCGAGAGGTTAAGCACCAGAGCCGAGGGGCGGCGACGCGAGCCCTCCCGACGGCCGCGGCGACCCGCGAAATCGACTGCCGGGCGATTTGTGGACAAATACCCACCTTGATCGTCGATTCCATGAATATAACGATTTGATAACGGGCATTTGACGCTCAGCGAACAGGGTCATCCACATGCCCCCATCGGCACAGTCCGAGTTATCCACACTCCGTCCACAACTCGTCCCCAGGGTTGCACACAGGGCGCCGGACGGATCTGTCGCACCGGTGACCTAACCTAAGTGCTGCCATCGAAGATTCCGCCAGGAGGTGCAGTGACCCAAGCTGCCGTGTACGACGATCGTGAGCTCGACCGCACACCTCCCCAGGATCTGGCGGCGGAGCAGAGCGTGCTCGGCGCCATGCTGATGTCGAAGGACGCCATCTCGGACGCCGTCGAGGTGCTCCGTGGGGTCGACTTCTACCGTCCCAACCACGAGACCATCTTCGACGCCATCGTCAACCTGTACGGCCGCGGTGAGCCGGCCGATCCGATCACGGTGGCGGGCGAGCTTGGCAAGTCGGGTCAGTTGGCGAAGGTCGGCGGCACCATCTATCTTCACGACCTGCTCTCGAGCGTCTCGATCGCGGCCAACGCGCCGTACTACGCAGAGATCGTGCGCGACAAGGCCGTGCTTCGCCGCCTCGTGAACGCGTCGATCCGCATCGCCCAGCTTGGCTACCAGGGTCAGGGCGAGGTCGACAAGATCGTCGACGAGGCGCAGCAGACGCTCTTCGAGGTCACCGAGAAGAAGGCCTCCGAGGACTACAAGTCGCTGCGTGAGCTGATCGAGCCGACGTTCGACGAGATCGAGTCCATCCAGAACTCCGGCGACGGACTCTCAGGAGTCCCGACCGGTTTCACGGACCTCGACCGGCTCACCAACGGCTTCCACGGCGGCCAGATGATCATCGTCGCGGCCCGCCCGGGCGTCGGCAAGTCGACCTTCGCGCTCGACATCTGCCGCAGCGCGGCCATCCATCACAACCTGACGGCCGCGTTCTTCTCGCTCGAGATGAGCCGCACCGAGATCGTGATGAAGGTCCTCAGCGCCGAGGCGTCCATTCCGCTGAACCGGATCCGCGGCGGTGGCGCCAAGATGGACGAGAGCGACTGGCAGCGCATCACTGACAAGGCCGCCATCCTCGGCGAGAAGAGCTTCTTCATCGACGACTCCCCCAACCTCACGATGATGGAGATCCGGGCAAAGGCCCGCCGCCTGAAGCAGCGCAACGACCTGCAGTTGCTCGCGATCGACTACATCCAGCTGATGAGCTCCGGCAAGAAGGTCGAGTCGCGCCAGTTGGAGGTCTCCGAGTTCTCCCGTCAGATCAAGCTGCTGGCGAAGGAACTCGAGATCCCCGTCATCGCGTTGTCGCAGTTGTCGCGTAACACCGAGCAGCGCAAGGACGGCATCCCGCAGCTTTCGGACCTTCGAGAGTCGGGCTCGCTCGAGCAGGACGCCGACATGGTGATCATGCTGCACCGCCCGGAGATGTACTCGCAGAACCCGACCGACGACGAGCGCGGCCTGGCGACCTTCCACATCCCGAAGCACCGTAACGGCGAGACCGGCAAGATCGACGCGCTGTTCCAGGGCCACTACAGCCGCTTCACCAACGCCCCCATCTGAGGCTTCCGCTGGCTTAGGCTGGTGCGCAGGGACGTCGGGCCAGCGTCCCCCGGATGCGCAGGAGGCCGCCATGATCCCCTTCGACACCGCGGAGAACTGGGCCTACGTCGACGCCCTGACCGCCCGCTGGTTCCCTCCGCCGCAAGGCCCCGCCGCGCCGGCCGACCTGTCGACCGTCGAGGCGAGGCTGACCGCCGTGGTCCCCGGTGCGCTCTCGCCCGCCCTCGCCGAGTTGGCCACCAGGGCCGCGCGCGACGACGTGTGGAACGTGCAGGACCGCCTCCTACCGAGCGACAGATGGGCCTTCTGGAAGGACCGGCTCGTGATCGGGGAGGAGGCGCAGGGCGTCACGCAGTGGGGCATCGACCTGCAACACCTCACGGACCCCGACCCTCCCGTCGAGTACGTGGATCTGGACACCGACGAGTGGGAGGACGAGTTCGGGCGGGTCTCGGAGTTCGCGATCGTGTGGGTGCTGCTTGCGGTCAAGTTCTCGCCCGCTGACCTGCGTCGCTCCAACGGTCAGGTCGAGGACGACCCCCTCAACCGCTTCCGGGCCGCGCATCAACCGTTGCCGCTCGGTGCGACCTGGCCGGCCGACCCGACCATGTTCTACCCGCTGGACGACGCGCTCCTGGAGGTCGACGGCGACACCTGGGCCTGGCTCACGGCCCGCGACGACGCGGCTTTCGACGCCGCCACCGAGAGATTGACGGGCTTCGGCATCACGCTCGATCCCTTCTGAGCCGCCGGTAGTCGCTGGGGCTGAGGCCGAACTCGCGGCGGAACGCCGTCGACAGCGCGAAGCCGCTCCCGTAGCCGACCTCACCCGCGATGGCGTCGAGCGGGAGCGCGCCGTCGGCGACCAGGTCCGCGGCGATGGCCAGGCGCCACGACCTGAGGTAGGCCATCACGGGTCGCCCGACGACGGAGGTGAACCGGGCGCTTGCCAGTGCGCGCGACGCGTGCGCCGCGGCCGCGAGCGTCGCGACGGTGTGGCCGTCGGCGGGCGCCTCGTGGATGCGCGCCAGCATCGGGCCGACCACGGGGTCGTCGGGTGCGGCGAGCCAGCGGGCCGCCGCCCGATTCTTGGCGGCCCACCCGCGAACGCTCTGGACGAGGAGCACTCCCACCAGCGAGGTGAGCAGCCCCTCGTGGCCGACGCCGCCGCCCGAGAGTTCGGCGGCCAGCAGGTCGGCGGACGCCCCGCCCATCGGGGCGGCGACGATGGCGCGGGGAAGCACGGCGTCCAGGGCCCGCGCGGAGGCGCCGTGGTCGGTGTAGACGCCGATCAGGAACTCGGTCCCACACGCTCCTGGCATCCCCCACGACCTGACGCCGCGGCGCCAGACCAGTTCGAGCGACTCCCCCGCGACGGTCTCGCAGCGCTGCTGCTCGTTGATCCGGATGGTCACCGGCGCGCCCTCGTCGCTCAGCACCCGGAAGGGCTCGGGCCCGCGCACGACGGCGACCTGGCCCGCGTCGACCCGCTGGCCCTCCACGATGAGTCGGCCTGCCGTGACGGCGATCACCGTCAGGCTTGACCGGTCCTCGACCGAAAGTCCCCATCGACCGGCGAGGTGGACGCGCAGGCAGGTGGGTGCGACGGCGCGAGGGCCGAGCACGAACCGCGACAGGGGATCCATCCGTCCACCCTAGACGCCTGCGCATGATTCTCAGCGCCTCAACCATTCTTTCCGTCCACCGAAGACGGCAGGCTCGTCGTGTCCGAAGGAGTCACATGCAGCCCCACCTCCCCGTCACCGTCCTGGCGGCCACGGCCGCCGCCGCCACGTCCGGGATCTATCTGGCCTTCACCTCGATGGTGCTTCCCGCCCTGGCCGTTCGTCAGCCAGACGACGCGGTCGCGACCATGCGGGCGATCAACCGGGCCGCGGTCCGGGCGCCGTTCATGTCGCTGTTCTTCGGCGGCGCGATCGCCGCGGTCGCGGCAGGGGCGCTGTCTCTGGGTCATGGCTCCACGATCGGCGCGGTGGGCGCTGCCCTCTCCCTTGCCAGTCACGTCGTCACCGTGGCGTCGAATGTGCCTCTGAACAACGCCCTCGAACGCGACCCTTCCGCTTCGTGGCAGGAGTACTCGCGGCGTTGGGGAACCTCCAACGCGCTGCGGGCCGCGTTGTCGGCCGCCGGCGCCGCCTGCCTGGCCGCCGGCCTCGTGGGGCAGCCCTGAAGGATCGGCGGTCCGGTTCCGATCGGTCGGCACGGTGCTATAGGTTGCGTTCATGACCTCTCCCCTGTTGGAACGCGCCCGCTACGGCACCAAGCCAGGCAAGGCCGATCACTTCCTGGGGTTCTGGCTGTCGCTGGTGATCGAGGGCCGCGGCTATGTGCGCGCCTCGGACGCCCGGCGCGCCAGGAAGACGATCGACGCGTTCGTCGCTGACACCGCGCCTGCCCTCGCAGAGGCGGGGCCGGAGGCGTACTTCGGCGAACTGCTCGACGCGGCGCGGCTGTACTTCGGCACCACGCTGACCGACCCCGCCTACTCGTCGACGCTTTTCGGGCTCAAGCGGATCTCGAATGAGGAACTGCACGGCAAGATCGCCAACGAGGCGGCCTCGGCCCTGCAGGTCATCATCGACTCCAACCTCGAGACGGACACGGCGCGCCGGCTGCCCCAGTTGTGGGTCGAGGGCTACCTGGAGGCCATCCCCAACGGCGCGGACGAGTTGCGTCGAGCCCTGGCGAAGCGGCCCTCGGCGTTCGACGCCGTCGGGCACCTGCTCGACCCGTTGGCGTGACCGGGGACGTCGAGGCTGTCCGCTCGGCGGTCATCACCTGGTTCGCGGACCATGCGAGGGCGCTGCCGTGGCGCGACGCGGCGACGACGCCCTGGGGTGTGCTTGTCAGCGAGATCATGCTGCAGCAGACGCCCGCGGCCCGCGTCGAGGCTCCGTGGCGGGACTGGATGCTTCGCTGGCCGACGCCCCGCGACCTGGCAGAGGCCCCAATGGACGAGGTGTTGAGGGCGTGGGGTCGGCTCGGCTACCCGCGGCGGGCGCTGCGACTGCGCGAGGCGGCGGCCACGATCGTCGACCTGCACGGCGGGGTCGTCCCGGACGACGAGTCAGCCCTCCTTGCGCTCCCTGGGGTCGGCGCCTACACCGCTGCGGCGGTGCGGGCGTTCGCGTTCGGAAGGCGGTCTTTGGTGCTCGACGTGAACGTCCGCCGGGTGCTGGCGCGAGTGGCCGACGGCGTCGAGCATCCGGCGCGGCACGAGACCGCGGCGGAGCGTCGGGCGGCGATGGCGTGGGTGCCGGACGGCGACGCGGAGGCCGCCGCCTGGTCGGCCGCCGCGATGGAGTTGGGCGCGACGGTCTGCACGGCCCGCTCTCCCGAGTGCAGGGCCTGCCCGGTGGCCGGGCAGTGCGCCTGGCTTGCTGCGGGTCGTCCCGCGTGGCAGGGCCCGGCGCGGGTCGCCCAGCCGTGGGAGGGGACCGACCGGCAGTGCAGGGGTCGCATCATGGGCGCCCTGCGCGGGTCTCGCGAACCGGTGCCGCTCGCTGAGTTCGCCTGGTCCGACGAGGACCAGTTGGCCCGCTGCGTCGCGTCGTTGGTCTCCGACGGGCTGGCGGTCGCCACGCCCGCCGGGCTGAGCCTGCCCCGCTAGCCCTCGCGAGCGGCGTTCGTCGAGCCTGTCGAGACGTCCGAAACCCGCTCGGCGCACCGACCGTTCGTCGAGCCTGTCGAGACGTCCGAAACACGCTCGGCGCACGGACCCTTCGACCAGCTCAGGGAACGGCACCACGACAAGCTCAGGGACCGGCCTACCGTTCGTCGAGCTTGTCGAGACGTCCGAAACACGCTCGGCGCACCGACCGTTCGTCGAGCCTGTCGAGACTTCCGAAACCACCAACCTCCCCGAACCCACGGACCCTTCGACGGGCTCAGGGAACGGCCCACCGATCGTCGAGCCTGTCGAGACGTCCGAAACCCGCTCGGCGCACGGACCCTTCGACGAGCTCAGGGAACAGCACCACGACAGGCTCAGGGAACGACCCACCGTTCGTCGAGCCTGTCGAGACGTCCGAAGCACGCTCGGCGCACGGACCCTTCGACGAGCTCAGGGAGCGGCACCACGACAGGCTCAGGGAACGACCCACCGTTCGTCGAGCTTGTCGAGACGTCCGAAACCACCAACCTCCCCCGAACCCACGGACCCTTCGACGAGCTCAGGGAACGGCCCACCGATCGTCGAGCCTGTCGAGACGTCCGAAACCCGCTCGGCGCACGGACCCTTCGACAAGCTCAGGGAACGGCACCACGACAGGCTCCGGGGCGCCGGCCCACCGTTCGTCGAGCCTGTCGAGACGTCCGAAACACGCTCGGCGCACGGACCCTTCGACAAGCTCAGGGAACGGCACCACGACAGGCTCAGGGGCACCGGCCCACCGGCCGTCGAGCCTGTCGACGCGCGTCGCCGCGCTACCCGGGGCAGGCGGTTCTGGACCACCGCGACCGGGTCGAGGGTTACGCGGAGAGTTCCAAACCGGGGGTGGCTCGTTACGATGGCACCATGCGCTTCGAGGTGGATGCCATCCTTTTCGACATCGACGGGACGCTGGTCGACTCGACCGCCGTCGTCGAACGGACCTGGCGGTTGTGGTGCGACGTGCACGACGTGGACGTCGACGAACTGCTGAGCGTCAGCCACGGCAGGCGCAGCGAGGACACCATCGCCGACTTCCTGCCCCCCGAGCGGATCCCCGAGTCGCTGGCCTTCCTCGACTCGCTCGAGGAGGACGACCTCAGCGACGTCGTGGCCCTCCCCGCCACCGGAGACCTGCTCGCCTCGCTTCCCCTGGACAGGTGGGCGGTCGTGACGTCGGGGAACCGGTCGCTGATGCAGGCACGACTCAGGACCGCAGGGCTTCCGATCCCGCCCGTGATGGTGACCGCCGAGGACGTCTCCAACGGCAAGCCCGACCCGCAGTGCTACCTGCTCGCGGCCGAGCGCCTCGGCTTCACGCCCGGGCGCTGCCTGGTGGTGGAGGACGCGCCTGCAGGCATCCACGCCGGCCTGGCCGCCGGGGGCCCGGTGCTTGGCGTCGCGACCTCGCACCCGGCCGACGCGGTAGCCGACGCGACGGCAGTGGTCACCGACCTCACCTCCGTGACGGTCGCCGTCACCCCGGAGGGCCTGGTCGTCGAGACCTCCTAGCGACGCCGCCGCCCGGCGAATGCGGTGGTCGGGTCACGAGTCAGCCGGCCACGGCGCCGCGCGGGGCGTACATGATGATCCCGACGCCGACCAGGCAGATCAGTGCGCCGACGACGTCCCAGCGATCCGGGCGGAAGCCGTCTGCAACCATGCCCCACAGCAGCGAGCCCACGATGAACACGCCCCCGTAGGCCGCAAGGATGCGGCCGAAGTTCGCGTCCGGCTGCAGCGTCGCGACGGCCCCGTAGAGGCCAAGCGCGATCACTCCCCCGCCGATCCACACCCAGCCGCGGTGCTCGCGGATGCCCTGCCACACGAGCCAGGCGCCGCCGATCTCCAGCAGGGCCGCGGCCACGAACAGCGCGGCGGAGCGCAGGGTCAGCACCGGGCTACTGCTGACGGCGGACCCGGCCGCCGCACAGGATCCAGTAGCCGAAGAAGCCGATCAGGATCGCGACGAGCACGCCGAGGTTCGAGTACGCCCAGGCGCCCTCCTTGCCCCCCAGCGGGCCGAGCAGGTAGCCCTGCCACTTGGTGAAGTCGGCCATCGTGTTGGTGACCAGTCCCCAGCCGATGATCGAGCCGACCACCATCAGGGTCACCGCGACCCAGTTGACGGACCCGTAGATGCCGCGGGAGTCGAAGAGCGCCTCGTCGTGGTACCCCTGGCGTCGCAGCATCAGGTCCGCGAGGAAGATGCCGACCCACACCGCGAGCGGCACCCCGAGCGTGATCAGGAAGCCCTGGAAGGGGCCGATGAAGTTGGTCGCGACCCACACGGCATAGATGGTGCCGATGACCATCAGGACGCCGTCGAGCGCCGCCGCCTGCCAGCGCTTGACGGGCAGGCCGAGCGCGAGCAGCGTAAGGCCAGAGGAGTAGATGTCGAGCACCGCGCCGCCGACGAGGCCGAGGATCGCGACGATGACGAACGGGATCAGGAACCACAGCGGCAGGATCTGGGTGAGCGCGCCGATCGGGTCGAGGTTGACCGCTTCGCTGAGCTTGGGGTCAGAGCCGGCCAGGAAGAGACCGTAGATGACAAGGACGATGGGGGCGACCGACGCGCCGAACGTCGTCCAGCCGACCACGCCGACGCTTGAGGAGGAGCGCGGCAGGTACCGGGAGTAGTCGGAGGCCGAGTTGGCCCAGGAGAGGCCGAAGCCGGTGATCGCGAGCACGAGGGCCCCGAGCACCGCCTGGAACGGTCCGGACGGGATCGCCGTGACGGCCGCGACGTCGATGTGCTGGATGGTCAGCGCGATGTAGATCACCGTCAGGATCGCGGTGGCCCAGGTGATCCACGTCTGGACCTTCATGATCGCGTCGAAGCCGAGGATGCCCGCCGCGACGATGATGGCGGCGATGATCAGGAAGGAGACGATCAGCGACACGTTGCCAGAGGCCCAGCCGAGCCTGCCAAGAACCGTGTTGGTGGCCTTCGTGGCGAGGGTCACGAGCACGATCTCCCAGCCGACCAGGATCAGGTACCCGATCACCGACGGCAGCGCGTTGCCGTGCACGCCGAACGCGGCGCGCGACAGGATCATGGTGGGCGCAGACCCGACCTTTCCCGCCAGCGAGGAGAAGCCGACGAGCAGGAACGACGCGATGACGCCGATCACGCCCGCGATGGTCGCCTGCCAGAAGGAGATCCCGAACCCGAGGAACCACACGCCGTAGGGGATCGCCAGGATGGAGATGTTGGCGGCGAACCAGGGCATGAACAGGTCGCTGGGCTTTCCCTTGCGCTCGTCCTCAGCGATCACATTGATGCCGTTGACCTCGATGGAGGTCGCGGAGTTTTCGGTCATGGTCGGCTCCTTTCTGGGGCACAAACCTAGACCCCCCAGGGTGACCTGGGAAGGATTTGCGCATCGGGGCGACGCGCGCCGCCCGCACCAGCCCCGCCTGACAGGCCCACGGCTTAGGATCGGGACATGATCCAAGCAGTCGTGTTTGACCTCGGCGAGGTTCTCGCCTCACCTCCCTCACTGCTGCCGGGGCACGCCGCACGGCTCGGCGTCGAGGAGTCGGCCCTGCGTGCGCACTACTGGGACGGTCGGCCGGACTACGACGCCGGCTCCTCCGACGCGGACTACTGGGGGCCGCTCCTGGAGCGCCTCGGAGTGGACGCGACGCCGGAACTGATCGACGACACGGCAAGGTACGACGCGAGTTGCTGGAGCGAACTGCGCGCGACCGCCCGACAGTTGCTGCGCGACGTGCGGGGTGCGGGGACCACCGTCGCGATCCTGTCGAACGCGCCGGTCGCCATGAAGGTCGCAGCGGACACCGCGCCTTGGCGCGAGGACGTGCACCACCTGTTCATCTCGGGAACGCTCGGCGTCGTGAAGCCCGACCACGACATCTACCGTCACGTCGAGCGGAGGCTCGGGCTGGAGGGCCGCGAGATCGCCTTCGTAGACGACCGGCTACCCAACGTCGAGGCGGCCGCCGAACTCGGCTGGCAGGCCCACCATTGGGTCAGCGACGCCGACACGCGCGTCTGGCTGGTCGGCCTCGGCGTCATCTGACGCGTCGGGGGCGTTGATTGAGCCAGCCGCGGC is a genomic window containing:
- a CDS encoding heavy-metal-associated domain-containing protein — translated: MITNYTVTGMTCGNCVNHVTEEVSEIDGVNDVKVSLEGGAMAVESDERIPFDAIIEAVKEAGDYAVVEA
- a CDS encoding metal-sensitive transcriptional regulator is translated as MTEAVDQTCHSTHGYTAEKASYLRRLKLIEGQARGIARMVENDQYCIDILTQVAAVTSALKAVSLGLLEDHLEHCVADAARKGGAEADEKLEEAMQAIKRLVK
- the dnaB gene encoding replicative DNA helicase — protein: MTQAAVYDDRELDRTPPQDLAAEQSVLGAMLMSKDAISDAVEVLRGVDFYRPNHETIFDAIVNLYGRGEPADPITVAGELGKSGQLAKVGGTIYLHDLLSSVSIAANAPYYAEIVRDKAVLRRLVNASIRIAQLGYQGQGEVDKIVDEAQQTLFEVTEKKASEDYKSLRELIEPTFDEIESIQNSGDGLSGVPTGFTDLDRLTNGFHGGQMIIVAARPGVGKSTFALDICRSAAIHHNLTAAFFSLEMSRTEIVMKVLSAEASIPLNRIRGGGAKMDESDWQRITDKAAILGEKSFFIDDSPNLTMMEIRAKARRLKQRNDLQLLAIDYIQLMSSGKKVESRQLEVSEFSRQIKLLAKELEIPVIALSQLSRNTEQRKDGIPQLSDLRESGSLEQDADMVIMLHRPEMYSQNPTDDERGLATFHIPKHRNGETGKIDALFQGHYSRFTNAPI
- a CDS encoding AraC family transcriptional regulator translates to MDPLSRFVLGPRAVAPTCLRVHLAGRWGLSVEDRSSLTVIAVTAGRLIVEGQRVDAGQVAVVRGPEPFRVLSDEGAPVTIRINEQQRCETVAGESLELVWRRGVRSWGMPGACGTEFLIGVYTDHGASARALDAVLPRAIVAAPMGGASADLLAAELSGGGVGHEGLLTSLVGVLLVQSVRGWAAKNRAAARWLAAPDDPVVGPMLARIHEAPADGHTVATLAAAAHASRALASARFTSVVGRPVMAYLRSWRLAIAADLVADGALPLDAIAGEVGYGSGFALSTAFRREFGLSPSDYRRLRRDRA
- a CDS encoding anthrone oxygenase family protein, which encodes MQPHLPVTVLAATAAAATSGIYLAFTSMVLPALAVRQPDDAVATMRAINRAAVRAPFMSLFFGGAIAAVAAGALSLGHGSTIGAVGAALSLASHVVTVASNVPLNNALERDPSASWQEYSRRWGTSNALRAALSAAGAACLAAGLVGQP
- a CDS encoding DUF6553 family protein — protein: MTSPLLERARYGTKPGKADHFLGFWLSLVIEGRGYVRASDARRARKTIDAFVADTAPALAEAGPEAYFGELLDAARLYFGTTLTDPAYSSTLFGLKRISNEELHGKIANEAASALQVIIDSNLETDTARRLPQLWVEGYLEAIPNGADELRRALAKRPSAFDAVGHLLDPLA
- a CDS encoding A/G-specific adenine glycosylase → MTGDVEAVRSAVITWFADHARALPWRDAATTPWGVLVSEIMLQQTPAARVEAPWRDWMLRWPTPRDLAEAPMDEVLRAWGRLGYPRRALRLREAAATIVDLHGGVVPDDESALLALPGVGAYTAAAVRAFAFGRRSLVLDVNVRRVLARVADGVEHPARHETAAERRAAMAWVPDGDAEAAAWSAAAMELGATVCTARSPECRACPVAGQCAWLAAGRPAWQGPARVAQPWEGTDRQCRGRIMGALRGSREPVPLAEFAWSDEDQLARCVASLVSDGLAVATPAGLSLPR
- a CDS encoding HAD family hydrolase, producing MRFEVDAILFDIDGTLVDSTAVVERTWRLWCDVHDVDVDELLSVSHGRRSEDTIADFLPPERIPESLAFLDSLEEDDLSDVVALPATGDLLASLPLDRWAVVTSGNRSLMQARLRTAGLPIPPVMVTAEDVSNGKPDPQCYLLAAERLGFTPGRCLVVEDAPAGIHAGLAAGGPVLGVATSHPADAVADATAVVTDLTSVTVAVTPEGLVVETS
- a CDS encoding YnfA family protein — protein: MLTLRSAALFVAAALLEIGGAWLVWQGIREHRGWVWIGGGVIALGLYGAVATLQPDANFGRILAAYGGVFIVGSLLWGMVADGFRPDRWDVVGALICLVGVGIIMYAPRGAVAG
- a CDS encoding purine-cytosine permease family protein, with the protein product MTENSATSIEVNGINVIAEDERKGKPSDLFMPWFAANISILAIPYGVWFLGFGISFWQATIAGVIGVIASFLLVGFSSLAGKVGSAPTMILSRAAFGVHGNALPSVIGYLILVGWEIVLVTLATKATNTVLGRLGWASGNVSLIVSFLIIAAIIVAAGILGFDAIMKVQTWITWATAILTVIYIALTIQHIDVAAVTAIPSGPFQAVLGALVLAITGFGLSWANSASDYSRYLPRSSSSVGVVGWTTFGASVAPIVLVIYGLFLAGSDPKLSEAVNLDPIGALTQILPLWFLIPFVIVAILGLVGGAVLDIYSSGLTLLALGLPVKRWQAAALDGVLMVIGTIYAVWVATNFIGPFQGFLITLGVPLAVWVGIFLADLMLRRQGYHDEALFDSRGIYGSVNWVAVTLMVVGSIIGWGLVTNTMADFTKWQGYLLGPLGGKEGAWAYSNLGVLVAILIGFFGYWILCGGRVRRQQ
- a CDS encoding HAD family hydrolase, with amino-acid sequence MIQAVVFDLGEVLASPPSLLPGHAARLGVEESALRAHYWDGRPDYDAGSSDADYWGPLLERLGVDATPELIDDTARYDASCWSELRATARQLLRDVRGAGTTVAILSNAPVAMKVAADTAPWREDVHHLFISGTLGVVKPDHDIYRHVERRLGLEGREIAFVDDRLPNVEAAAELGWQAHHWVSDADTRVWLVGLGVI